A section of the Jannaschia sp. S6380 genome encodes:
- a CDS encoding DUF6477 family protein, with protein MCQITHELSALRRPGLLVAAASHGTANYERRRDLRRMLRVAIPASPRAALEKLLPIEAALERRRKTADKNYSLARHVDILVALLAEAHAFRQV; from the coding sequence ATGTGCCAGATCACCCATGAACTCAGCGCCCTCCGCCGCCCCGGCCTTCTGGTCGCGGCCGCGTCTCACGGCACTGCGAATTACGAGCGCCGCCGCGATCTTCGTCGCATGCTGCGCGTGGCCATCCCCGCGTCGCCGCGGGCGGCCCTCGAGAAGTTGCTGCCGATCGAGGCCGCGCTGGAGCGGCGACGCAAGACCGCCGACAAGAACTACAGCCTCGCCCGGCATGTCGACATCCTGGTCGCGTTGCTGGCCGAGGCCCATGCGTTTCGCCAGGTTTGA
- a CDS encoding trimethylamine methyltransferase family protein yields MSEGARRGGRRGGGGAARRAERTSGKIEQARFITRNIPDLELLDDEALSIIEAQADIVLGEIGVSFPENPEALKLWREAGADVQGDRIRLPKGLARKLCETAPSKFEQIARNPERAVEIGGRNLVLAPVYGPPFVRDASGRRYATIADFEKFVKLGHMSKWLHHSGGTVCEPTDLPVNKRHYDMLMAHMTLTDKPFMGSVTEASRARDSIEMCDILFDQGDGKGLDGRTALVSLININSPLTFDSIMMGALEEYARANQAAIISPFIVGGAMAPVSVAGTLVQVLAEVMTGVAYSQLVRKGAPVIFGAFVTSIDMNSGAPTFGTPEAAQITYGAGQLARRLGLPYRSAGSFNGSKLPDAQAAYETANSLNAGLLAGVNFMLHSCGWLEGGLVADFEKFVMDADQLGVLHKLAEGIRVDEDTLAMDALREVGPGGHYLGCAHTQANFKTAFWKSGLLDYKPFETWVDEGGRDTRALASARIDKLLADYEEPTLDPAVRGALMDYVAAKKASMPDAFM; encoded by the coding sequence ATGTCGGAAGGCGCGCGCAGGGGTGGACGACGGGGCGGAGGCGGCGCGGCGCGTCGTGCCGAACGGACGAGCGGCAAGATCGAACAGGCCCGCTTCATCACGCGGAACATTCCGGACCTGGAACTGCTGGATGACGAGGCCCTGTCCATCATCGAAGCGCAGGCCGACATCGTTCTGGGAGAAATCGGCGTCTCATTCCCCGAGAACCCCGAGGCGCTGAAGCTCTGGCGCGAGGCCGGGGCCGACGTCCAGGGCGACCGCATCCGTCTGCCGAAGGGTCTGGCGCGCAAGCTGTGCGAGACCGCCCCGTCGAAATTCGAGCAAATCGCCCGCAATCCCGAGCGTGCGGTGGAGATCGGCGGCCGGAACCTCGTTCTCGCGCCCGTCTACGGCCCGCCCTTCGTGCGAGACGCGAGCGGACGCCGCTATGCCACCATCGCCGATTTCGAGAAGTTCGTGAAACTGGGCCACATGTCGAAATGGCTGCACCATTCCGGCGGAACGGTATGCGAGCCGACGGACCTGCCGGTGAACAAGCGCCATTACGACATGCTGATGGCGCATATGACGCTGACGGACAAACCGTTCATGGGATCGGTGACCGAGGCGAGCCGGGCACGCGACTCGATCGAGATGTGCGACATCCTGTTCGACCAGGGCGACGGCAAGGGGCTGGACGGGCGCACGGCGCTGGTCAGCCTGATCAACATCAACTCTCCGCTGACCTTCGATTCGATCATGATGGGCGCGCTTGAGGAATATGCCCGCGCAAACCAGGCGGCGATCATCTCGCCCTTCATCGTGGGCGGGGCCATGGCGCCGGTCTCGGTCGCGGGAACGCTGGTCCAGGTACTGGCCGAGGTGATGACCGGCGTGGCCTATTCGCAGTTGGTCCGTAAGGGCGCGCCCGTAATCTTCGGCGCCTTCGTCACGTCGATCGACATGAACTCCGGCGCGCCGACATTCGGCACGCCCGAAGCGGCGCAGATCACCTACGGCGCCGGTCAGCTGGCGCGGCGGCTGGGGCTGCCCTATCGCAGCGCGGGCTCGTTCAACGGATCGAAGCTGCCGGACGCGCAGGCCGCCTATGAGACCGCGAACAGCCTCAATGCGGGGCTTCTGGCGGGGGTGAACTTCATGCTCCATTCCTGCGGCTGGCTGGAAGGCGGGCTGGTGGCCGATTTCGAGAAGTTCGTGATGGATGCCGACCAGCTCGGCGTTCTGCACAAGCTGGCCGAGGGGATCCGGGTCGACGAGGACACGCTGGCGATGGACGCGCTGCGCGAGGTCGGGCCGGGGGGGCACTATCTGGGCTGCGCCCACACGCAGGCGAACTTCAAGACCGCGTTCTGGAAATCCGGGCTTCTGGACTACAAGCCGTTCGAGACATGGGTGGACGAAGGCGGGCGCGACACCCGCGCGCTGGCGTCGGCCCGGATCGACAAGCTGTTGGCTGACTATGAGGAGCCAACGCTCGATCCCGCTGTCCGCGGCGCGCTGATGGATTACGTCGCGGCGAAGAAAGCGTCGATGCCCGACGCCTTCATGTAA